A window of candidate division KSB1 bacterium contains these coding sequences:
- a CDS encoding T9SS type A sorting domain-containing protein encodes MTYYPDMPVSSDNIGLVGWSNAGNTSLRTAGFHADGCPGLSWILNWESPVGDGLPQAEAGAKSENTLRPFNSGVNPAYDPQTGDWDFSNLKWDPSIQVPLLGGGGNVSGSLYIDEDQDEQVDRGTDFIFYPLVFKLNDTLKAFYSERLHTEALNRNLFPAAPPDHIPDLQENKRFWRLRNGEYWIETVVENVPDLFFMVVASDTDHVQVAPDHPHILNQYNAFLNTACRFVRLNPDRSYVESLLGYPLESASDNDAGMHLDRSTLSNSLEPGNSITDRFNKVTVAAAGACELADRVHWNNSDAQIDPLTGVKESAPAIPDAMQLTSCPNPFNSTTRISYTLNHSEHVQLDVYNIRGQHVQQIFNGYQHAGSYSRQWSAEQLPSGIYLIKLKTDHSVLWKPCTLVR; translated from the coding sequence ATGACCTATTACCCTGATATGCCTGTATCTTCTGATAATATCGGATTGGTTGGGTGGTCAAATGCAGGCAATACAAGTCTCCGCACAGCCGGGTTTCATGCTGATGGATGCCCCGGATTATCCTGGATATTGAATTGGGAATCACCAGTCGGAGATGGGTTGCCGCAGGCGGAAGCCGGAGCAAAGTCCGAAAATACGCTGCGGCCGTTTAATAGCGGTGTCAATCCTGCCTATGATCCGCAAACCGGGGACTGGGATTTTAGCAATCTGAAATGGGATCCTTCCATACAGGTTCCCTTGTTGGGAGGCGGCGGAAACGTGTCGGGCAGTCTTTATATCGATGAGGATCAGGATGAGCAGGTGGACCGCGGTACTGATTTTATATTCTATCCGCTTGTTTTTAAACTGAATGACACCTTGAAAGCTTTCTATTCCGAGCGCCTGCACACTGAGGCGTTGAACCGTAATCTGTTCCCGGCCGCCCCACCTGATCATATACCGGATTTGCAGGAAAATAAAAGATTCTGGCGTCTGCGCAATGGAGAATACTGGATCGAAACGGTTGTGGAAAATGTTCCCGATTTGTTTTTCATGGTCGTGGCCAGTGATACAGATCATGTGCAGGTGGCCCCGGATCATCCGCATATTCTGAATCAATATAACGCTTTTTTGAATACAGCCTGCCGATTTGTGAGATTAAATCCGGACCGGTCTTATGTCGAGTCGCTTCTCGGCTATCCGCTTGAATCAGCAAGCGATAATGACGCGGGGATGCATCTGGATCGCAGTACCCTATCCAATTCTCTGGAGCCCGGGAATTCTATCACTGATCGATTCAACAAAGTAACCGTGGCGGCTGCGGGCGCCTGTGAGCTTGCGGATCGGGTACACTGGAATAACTCTGATGCGCAAATTGACCCATTGACCGGGGTGAAAGAATCGGCTCCGGCAATACCGGATGCTATGCAGCTGACCTCCTGTCCCAACCCGTTTAATTCAACGACCCGCATCAGCTATACCCTGAACCATTCGGAGCATGTCCAATTAGATGTTTACAATATACGGGGTCAGCATGTCCAGCAAATTTTCAACGGATATCAGCACGCCGGCAGTTATAGCAGACAATGGAGCGCCGAACAGCTGCCCAGCGGCATTTATTTGATCAAACTGAAAACTGATCACTCGGTGCTCTGGAAACCATGTACACTGGTGCGTTGA
- a CDS encoding DsrE family protein, producing MKQFFYGLILLAVAVSAFAQKPDTSSAEKTTCTETHQWEPLSDHEQAPCCEKAADSAHCSKQHPCHKNTKNTGCKGNTALKGCGHDKGTHECQQNCKSNCAHDSHSGCKTCQCQTDSLVILWSTGDADVFSKVIFPYSINAAKQGWWQSVEVLIWGPSANRVKEDKDLHEKLKQAKTSGVTLTACQWCAEQYKAVDVLENLGVDVKYMGKPLTRYLKSGHKVLVF from the coding sequence ATGAAACAATTCTTTTATGGACTGATTCTACTGGCAGTGGCAGTATCGGCGTTTGCTCAAAAACCGGACACCTCAAGCGCGGAAAAAACGACCTGCACTGAAACGCATCAATGGGAACCGCTCTCAGATCATGAACAAGCGCCCTGCTGTGAGAAAGCGGCTGATTCTGCACACTGCAGCAAACAGCATCCCTGCCATAAAAACACAAAAAACACCGGCTGCAAGGGTAACACCGCTTTAAAAGGCTGCGGGCATGATAAAGGAACACACGAGTGTCAACAAAATTGCAAAAGCAACTGTGCACATGATTCGCATTCGGGCTGTAAAACCTGTCAATGTCAAACGGACAGTCTTGTTATTCTCTGGTCCACCGGTGATGCGGATGTGTTCAGCAAGGTCATTTTTCCATACAGTATTAATGCCGCAAAACAGGGATGGTGGCAGAGTGTGGAAGTGTTGATATGGGGCCCTTCGGCCAACCGGGTCAAGGAAGACAAAGACCTGCACGAAAAGCTCAAACAGGCAAAAACATCCGGTGTCACGCTTACGGCTTGTCAATGGTGTGCAGAACAATATAAAGCTGTAGATGTTCTGGAGAACCTGGGAGTTGATGTCAAGTATATGGGAAAACCGCTCACTCGGTATCTGAAATCCGGGCATAAAGTGCTTGTTTTTTGA